The Moritella sp. F3 genomic interval CAACTAAGTGATGAGTGGATAGCTGAAGCAAAAGCATTAAAAGAAAGATTAAGTGAACGCTTTAACATTAATATTATTGGCCGAGCTAAAAAGCAAAAAGTCGTTCTTGATCGTGAGTTCGTCGTTGAAGAGCTTAACGTTGCTGGCAAGAAGTTAAAATACAAGCAAGTTGAGAACAGCTTTACGCAGCCAAATGGTATCGTAAATCAAAAAATGCTTGAGTGGTCATTAGACGTGACTAAAAATTGTAGTGGTGATTTACTGGAATTGTATTGTGGTAATGGTAACTTTTCTATCGCACTTGCACCAAACTTCGAAAAAGTATTAGCGACAGAAATATCTAAATCATCGGTACAATCAGCGCAATACAACATCGCAGAAAACGGCTTAGATAATCTAACAATTTTACGTTTATCAGCCGAAGAGTTTACCATCGCAATTAATGGCGAACGTGAATTCAATCGCCTGAAAGCGGCAAAAGTAGATTTAACCACGTTCAATTGCAACACAATCGTTGTCGATCCACCCCGTGCAGGTCTGGATGCTGAAACAATTAAAATGGTGCAAGGGTACGATAATATTGTTTACATTTCTTGTAGCCCAGAAACGTTAAGTGACAATCTAGAGTCATTGAGCCAAACACATAATATTGAACGTTTTGCGCTATTCGACCAATTCCCGTATACCCACCACGTGGAGTCAGGTGTCTACTTAACGAAAAAGTAAGCGAAGATCGTTAAGTAAACGAATTCACTATAGTCTGAATAGATAAAAGCCCGTTAACAAGCGTATTGTTAACGGGCTTTTTTAATAGGCCTAAATTAAGTCTCGGCTTTAGGACTAAACACACCAATCGTTTTTGCAACCCAAACCGACAAACCAAGTACCAACATTAACGGTAAAAAGTTACTGCCCAGTTCAGGGTATTCAATGCGAACAAAGGTGGTATATGTCAGTACACCTATCACAAACAAACCTAAAGATGATTTACTTATACGACTCTCAATTGCACTTGTCATATAAATTTGATACCAATTATAAGCCACCAGCGCTAATGCGATAAGAGGAAAAATACTAAACTGCACTTCGCTTGTGGTTAAGGTTGCGAATGTCGCATTACCACATAGGCCAGCTAAAAAAGCGAAATATAATGGTTTATAACCTGCTTGATTTTTTGTCGTCATTTCAACACCTCAATTTTCATGGTTTACAGCGTAATACCTCTTGTCATTTTTAATACCGCTGCGCCTTTTGCAATCATTCTTAATTGCATTATAGTACGATCAGACAGTGCACGACGCTCTTCGTTCGATAAATCTAGCGCTTCAGCACCAGCATTAAAAACAATTGTGACCATTGCCTCAGATTGAATCTTCGCTTCATCACGGTTTAACTTTGTTGATAGCTCAATATAATCGGTAAGTTCATGGCTAAAATGGCGTAATTCACGAGATACCGCGGCACGAAATGCGGATGAAGTACCAGAACGTTCACGTAATAACACCCGAAAAATATTAGGATTCTGTTCTACAAATTCCATAAATGTTTCTACCGAGGTTTGGATCACGCTGCCACCCGTCTCGATACGCTGTCGTGCTTGGCGCATTAACTGTCTTAGGGTAAGACCACCTTCATCAACCATAGTTAAACCCAATTCTTCCATATCGCAAAAATGGCGATAAAAAGACGTAGGGGCGATCCCAGCCTCACGTGCAACTTCACGTAAGCTCAAATTTGAATAGCTGCGTTCAGCGGTCACGAGTCGAAATGACGCGTTGATCAGTGAACGACGGGTTTTTTCTTTTTGCTGGGCTCTAATTCCGGTCATAATTTCAGTCATTTATTAAGAGGTTGTTAACACAGATATTATCATACTACTTTCGAGCCTATCGGCAACTAACTTATTACTTACTTCGCGAACACCACAAAAATAAACAGCAGCTCAATGCTAAAAATAAAAAGGTCAGCGATATGCTGACCTTTTGCGATTCAATATAAACAGTGTATCTTTAACCTGTTAAGATCTCAGACCAACTTAAATTACGATCGCCAAGTACAATAAAATCAGGATTCTTTAAGCTATCACGCTGATTGTAAGATAACGGGGCTAAATTCAAATCAAGGATCGCACCACCCGCTTCAGCAACAATGCATTGTGTCCCTGCAGTATCCCACTCACCAGTAATGCCAAAACGTATATAACAGTCCGCTTTACCTTCTGCCACTAAGCAACCTTTTAAACTCGCAGAACCAAGAGATTGTAATTCTAAGTCAATATCATCAGCAACCAAGTGACGAATATTATCTGGATTCTGAACTCGACTCACAACAACATTTAAACTCGTTAATGGTTGTGGACAGGTATGGCTGAATATTTGCTCTTCACCTACAGCAGTTTCTTTATATGCGCCCTCACCATCAACAGCCCAATATAGGACGTCATCTTTAGGGCCATAAATCATACCTAATATAGGTTTGTTCTTATGCACTAACGCAATAATCGTCGCGAAATCACCACTACGAGAAATGAACTCTTGAGTGCCATCGAGTGGATCCAATAACCAATATGTTTCCCACGATTGGCGCTCAGCAACGGCAATGTCACAATCTTCTTCAGACAAAATAGGAATATCAGGGGTCAACAACGCGAGTTGCGCAGAGAGGTATTCGTGAGCAGCAATATCAGCACTGGTAACCGGAGTATGATCCTGTTTAATTTCTTGTTCGAATTCACCCGACTGGTAAATATCATAAATAACAGCGCCGGTGGCGCGGGCAATCTTTTTTAACGCTGGAATTAGGGTCATTACTTGCATATCGCTTTTCCTACTTTATTCTCGCCATAGCTTAATGATTTAGTATTACTTATCTAATTGTTTTAGGGCAAGTAATAATGCACAAATAGCACGAGATTCTGTTATTTCATCATGATCAAGGAGTTCATTTGCCTTCGCTAAAGGCCACTTGATGATTTCGAGCGGTTCAGGTTCATCACCTTCTCGAGATTCAGGGTATAAATCTTGCGCAAGGTAGATCTGCATATGAGCAGAAAAATAACTTGGCGCTAAATTAATTTCTTTAAGTAACGTGAGCGATTTAGCGCCAAAGCCTATCTCTTCCATTAACTCTCGGTTAGCAGCAAGTAAAGCGCTTTCACCTTTATCGATTGCGCCTTTCGGAAAGCCAAGTTCATAGCACTCGGTACCAACCGCATACTCACGGATCAAAATAAGATTATTGTCCGCATCAACAGGAACCATCATCACCGCACCGTAACCGCCGCCTTTCATTCTTTCGTAAGTCCGTTCAACACCATTAGAAAAACGTAATGCAACGGATTCAACTTTAAATAATCGGCTTTGAGCAACGATGCTCGTGTTTAATATTTCGGGTTTTTGATGTGTCATTTTAATTTTGCATCCTTGTCATAACGCCACGCACTACATAACAATATTATATCCGTCCGGCGTAATTAATTTTATATTCGCCTTTGGCATTTTCTTTACCAATATAGCGTAAATTACTGCGTAATGATTGAGGTAATTCGTCACTTGGTACTAATACAGCAGAAAGCGTGTACTTGCCTTTATTTTCTAATTTGGCGACACCTGATAATTTTAACTGAGTAGAGCTTTGCTTAATGTTAGCGACAATAGCACCACCATCACAACTTAAACTCGCAACCGCAGAATCGATCATCACGGTGCCCAACAACGATTCAACCTCTGCGTTAGACCAGCTCAATTGCCCATCGAACTGCTGACACCAAGGTTGCCCCTGCTGAAACTCTGCAATCGTTAATTTAATATTACCTTTAGTCGTCACAGGCAATGGAACATTGCTTGCATTCACAAGCCATTCAGAGCTCGCTGTCGCAGTAAAGTCTTGAGCATATACACCTGCGCTTGAGTAACCCACTTCACCATTACCACGTAAGCTATTTTTACCTCGACCAAATTCGACGTTCACTTGCGCAGACCCGGTCAATAACGCTAACACGGAGGTATTCCAACGCACATCTTCTACTTCAATTTGATTAAACGATACCCGTTGAGCCTCACCTCGCCATACGGTCCCTTCAACCTGGCTTATCGTTATGTTAGCCGGTAACGGGACATAAGATAATGCCAATGACGCAGGTAGCGTACCGACAAGAAACGATCCATAAGCCGCAGTAACAAAGCCTAACATTAAGAGTTTACTTCTCATGTTCTTTTTCCTAACTGTAAGCGACGTACTTTAACCATACCTTTCGTATCAGAGACACTCAAATCGATATTTTGGATCTCAATCGCATATTGCTTATTTAGCTTTTCTAACCATGCGGTTAGTTGATTGAAGTTGACATCATCAATCCATACTTGCAATGAATCTGTTTTAGCCTGAATACGTGAAATCGCAATTTTATTACGCGCAGCACTGCGACTAACAAGTTGATTCAAGTCACCAGCGTCAACACGAGCAACTTGCCCGCCCTGTAGCTCTGTGATTTTTTGCCCTAGCACTTTAACATCGGCTAATGTTTGAGTTTGTACGTTAACTTTGCGCTGAGTATTCATAATGCTATCTTGTAGCGGTTGCCAAAGTAGCCAATAACCACCAGCAAGCAGTAAAGTCGCAATTAGTATGCTAATAAGTTGCTTTTCTTTTTGCTCTAATTGTTGCCACTGTGCTTTCATTTTTTACCCTTTATATCAAGCGTCCCTTGGACACGGCCATCACGCTGACTTAGTGTCCCTTGCTCAACTACAAACTGTGTTGATAGTGATGATTTAAATTTATCAAAAACTTGAAAATCAGTCGCACTGGCTTGTAATCGTAAAGAACCTTGCTTGGTATCAAATCGAACAGAAATAGGCTGAATACCTAAGTTCTGCTTAAATGTTGGGGTTAACTGACCCAGCATCACTAAGAAACCGGTATTATCACCACCGCCACGTAAATCATTTAATCGACTTTGCATTTGTTTTTTAACTAAGCGTGCATTCAAACGCATTTTTTTCGGTTTAAACACCGTTTTATAAACTTGCTTAATCTCGTTTTCTAACGCTGTTTGTTGTTGCTCTAATTTATTTAAAGTGACAAATTGATTTGCAAATATCATCACCACAGCCAAACCAGCGGCGATAGCGGTACCACGCCATAACTTAAGTGCCACGTTTTCTTCACGCACCACCTTATACTGACCTTGCAATAAATTATAACGGCTGGCTATCGCACCCTCTGCACATAACTTCATTGGCAATTCAATATGCTCTTGCTGCCAGTTGTCCAATCTCAGAACCTCAATGGCAGAATAACTCATCACGGCTTGCACGCTACGAGCATCATCCTCTTCCTTCACTCCTGAAGAGGCTAGAACAAACTCTAACAACTCACTTTCAATGCATAGCCCTTGCGTTAGCGTCTGTCTAATTAGCCATTGCCCATCCAACTCGATCGCACTCCAGTGATCTTCACTGTAGGGTAAGGTCAGCGCATCAGGAATGTATTGTTCACATACTAACTCAGCATCAGCTAACCAAGATTGCCAAAGTTGCATTTTTTCGTGTGCAACAACCGCAACAGAAACAGTATTTGCAACCTTGTCTAATACCGAAAAGTGTAGTTTATCAATATCACTACTCAATTCTTGCTCTAGCATATAAGGCAAAGCATTGAGTAATTGTTTATTACTACGCCCGGGTAGTTCCACACTTTTAAAGGTGACATCACAGCTTGGTAATAAAGCGATAATGGCACGGCCACCAGCATGTGATTTAAGTTCTATAAGGTGCTCTGCACTTGCCAAAATACCCGATGCAATGATCTCATGCTCAGTGGTAGACCATACTAACCAATGTATTGCTTGTCGACTTTCACTGCCAAGCCTAACTACTAACTGCTCGCTCATTGAGCTCCTCCGAATTGTCGACGAATAACATAAACTACATCTTTGCTTTCAGCTTTAAATACCGATTCTACCTTGATGGTCGCGCTAGCAAATTCAGCCTGTAATAATGCGATAAAATAACTACTTTTTATATCAACGCTATTTTTTTCTGCCGCGTTCATTTCAAGCCCTTTCAATGCGGCTAACATCCAAAAATCTGCCGTTGTTTCCCAACCACTACTCGGTCGTTGTTCCAGTACAGAACTTGCGACGTCTAATGATAACTTGCCAGTAAACATCCCCGCCAAGACTTCCGGTTTATCAACCGCAATCGTATTAACATTAATCTTTAAAGCACTGGTTGGTAGCGCACAAACATAAGGTCGTATCTTGCGATAAACCGCTTGAGTAAAACCTTTTATTGCCCGGAGTTCACTGATATTTAATATGCGTTGATTACCCGCTTGATAAGGATAATCGAGTGATTCATAGTAAGCATCTTCAACACCATAACTAGAAACAACATTACTATCGTCATCAATCCAATCACGTAGTGCATCACTCAGTTGCTCCGCCTCGTAAGCATCAAACTCAAGTTGTTCCAATAAATTACGGAACTGGCGTACAGATAATGGTGCTTGTGCGTCTTTGTCTTCACCTGTCACCGCATTAACATTAAAACAGGCCTGCATATCCAAGACCTGGCCACCAATCTGACCATTTTCAACTGGATATATCATCCCTTCGGTAGCCCAATACTGATCTAAATTAATCGTATCATCGTCCTTTAACGCCTGTTTGAGGCCTTTTTCAACTAACGCTTCAGCGCCATAGGCATACCACAAGGCTTGCTGATGGGTAATAATATTACTCGTTCGACGTAATTCTAGCTGCAGTCGTGACGACATATTACTCGCAATAATAACCATCACAGCAAGAATCAGTAATACCGTCAGCAATGCAATTCCACGCTGTTTAGGGGCTGCGTTCATTAGCTTTCCCCTTCTTCGTTGCTGCTATCACTATCAATGGTTGCTTTAGGTAATAAGAATAAACGTTCAACTTCACCAAATCGTTTTAAAGTAAGCGTTATTTTTACGCCATCCGGTAATGCCTTCTTATTGGTCCAAGTCTCAGCCCACTTCTTTTCGTGGTAAAACTCAAACGTCATGGCTTCGACATTCTCTAGAATTAACTTTCGCTTAGGCTCTTCACCGATTGCAGGGTCTAAGTAGACATAGCTTAAGCGCTCTAAGTGCGCGTCTTTAACACGGTATATTACCCGCTGTAATGAAGCACGAGGTAGCTTTGATAATGGATTACGCCAGCCACTTCGCGTAAAAGCAATGCCATCTTCATCACTATCAAACATGAATTTACCTGCTTGTAATGGCATTGCAGTCTGCGAGTCATCGCTGCGATTGTTACGTGCATTCATTTGTTGAAAATCACGTTCAACAATAACCATCGCACGTTGCAGTTGCTTTAACGCATCACCTCGCTCTCTGGATATTTCATCACTGCGTAACACCCCTTGCAATACTTGATAAGCCCCTAAACTGAGTAGAGCAAAGATAGCAATAGCAATCATCATCTCAATCAGGGTAAATCCCGTTTCATCGCCTGTAGATTGTCTTTTCATTTAGCGCACCATATAGGTAAGCAAGTGACCGACTCTTGACTCATACTTCTTATCCGTTGCAACTTCTACTGTCACCCCGACAAAATCACTACTGTCTGTCGACTCCGCCTTGTAACGCCAATACCAAGTGCGCCCAGCCAATTCAGTATCACCTTTACGCCATGATTTACCTGGAATTGTGTTGGCCATTTTCAATTCTGTCAGCGTATTACTCGCGACCCAGTTAGCAAATGTTTTTTCTTCTAAATAAGCTAAGCTGCTAAGGTTCTCTGTCGCCACTTTCATTACCGCAAGTCCTGCGGTAGCAAATACTGACATCGCGACCATGACTTCAAGTAACGTCATTCCCACTTGCTTAAATTTTGTTTTATTGCCTGAATGTGGTTTCATTAAAACTCATCCGCCATCGAGTTAATCATTAAATCTCCATATTCATCGAATAGAACCTTAACAGCGCTATCACCAAGATCGGCATCCATATAGGTGAACGTCAATGTAAAGTCTGTAATTTCACCACTTGAATAAATGAAAATATCAGGTTCGATACGATCTTTTTTGTCAGCCCCTTCAAATAAACCATCGTCATCTTCAAACAAGCCATCATCGTCAGCAAAGAGTTTACGAGAACCTAAAAAACTACCTTCGGCTTGTAACCCTGCTAGCTCAAGCGAAAGCAGTATGTCTTCTTTCAGTTCTTTCTTGGCAAAGAATTTGGAGTCGTCCAATGCACTCCATCTGTCATTGTCATCTAAATACACAAATTGATACTGCTGCGCTTCAATGACCAGCCCCATTTCAATACTACTTAGTAGCGCTTCTTCTTCAGCCAATTCTAATACACCAATAAAGCGCGCTGCAGCTTGTTTAAGTTGTCGGTCAGGCCCAGAGGAACTCATCGTCATCACGACGCCCGTTATCATCATGCCCATTAAGAAGATAACTAGCATTATTTCTAATAGTGTAAAGCCAGCTTCTTGATGAGTACGAATCTTCATTGTATTCCTTTGATTATGATTGATCTGTATAGAGAGAATAAGAACAACACCAGATATGTTTAAAGTAGATAAAGAAAGGCGCAGTAACAATGCTGCGCCTCAATTATTACGAGTTACTTCTCGTGCATATTCCAGTTACCAATGTCGTCCTCAGTACCTTCTTCACTATCTAAACCAATAGAATAAATATCAACCTGACCATTCTCACCAGGGCTGACTAATAGATATTCATTACCCCAAGGGTCTTGCGGTAAACGTTTAATATAGCCACCTGAGCGATAGTCTCTTGGCTCAGGGTCAACATCTGGCATTTCCACCAATGCATCTAAACCTTGCTCTGTTGTTGGGTAGCGACTGTTATCCAATTTGTACATATCCATCGCGTTTTCCAATGCCACGATATCTGTCACTACTTTTTGGCGATCGGCCTTTTCTTTGTTACCTAATAAGTTAGGGATAACCATTGATGCAAGCACCCCTAAGATCACAATAACGACCATGATCTCTAACAGCGTAAAACCCGATACATTCCGTTTTTTGTTATTCATAACATCCTCTAATTTAAATAAAAACCTAACCTGCAACCATCTGATTTAAAGACAAAATAGGCTGAAGAATTGCCATCACGATAAATAATACAACAAACGACATGCTCACCACCAGCAAGGGTTGAAAAATACCTAACGCAATGCTTACTTGCGATTCAAATTGTGAATCTTGGTTATCTGCGGCACGCTCTAACATTGGACCGAGTTCACCACTTTGCTCACCACTGGCGATCATATGTAACATCATAGGCGGGAATAATTTAGTTTCCGTTAATGATGCTCTTAAACTCGTTCCTTCTCGTACCCGACTTGTCGCCCCTTCTACTAACCGGCGTGCATGCATATTAGTCAAGACCTGCCCTGCAATCGACATACTTTCAAGTAAAGGCACCGCACTGGCGTTTAAAATACTCAACGTACGTGCAAAACGAGCCGTATTAATACCGCGACTCACCTTACCAATGACAGGCACAGTTAATAATCGTTCATCAAAGAACAAACGATTAGCCGGTTTTAATAATAATCGTTTCACCACAATAATCGCCAATACGATCATAATAACCAGGTACAAGCCGTAATTACTGACAAAGTCTGACAGCGCGATCAGTATCTGAGTGATTTTTGGCAACTCTTGCCCCATATGTTCAAACTGCCCCACGACTTTAGGCACGACACTGGTTAGCAATAGTGACACAACACCAATTGCAACGAGTGTTAACATCACCGGGTAGATCATGGCCTGCGTCAATTGGTTCTTCATTTTTTGACGCTGTTCGGTATAGTCTGCTAACCGGTTTAGTACCTTATCCAAATGCCCAGATTTTTCACCCGAGGCAACCATGGCACAATATAAATCATCAAAGGCATGTGGGAATTCAGCAAAGCTTTCCGCTAACGTATGGCCTTCAACAACACGACTACGCACTGCTAAAATCATATTTTGAATACGCGGCAATTCACTTTGTTCTGCAACCGCTTTTAATGATTCCTCTAGCGGTAAAGACGCGGCAATCAAGGTTGAGAGTTGACGAGTCAACAGCGCCATATCAGCAGTACTAATACCACGCTTAAAGCTAAAACCACCAGACGCCTTTTTCCGTTCTGCCTCTGCCGACATTTCAACTTCAAGGGGAGTTAAACCTTTTTCACGCAGTACATTACGCGCTTGCTTAGGACCATCGGCCTCTAAAACCCCTTTTTTCTTTTTACCTTTTTTATCCATCGCTAAATAAGAAAATGCAGGCATGCTTACCCCTCTCTTGTTACACGAAGAACTTCTTCGAGGGTAGTAACACCAGCAAGCACTTTAGCGATACCATCTTGACGAATGCTTGGTGTAAATGGGCGGATATGGCGCTCAACAATCTGTTCACCCGCACCGCTGTGGATCATGTCACGCACATCTTCATCGACAATAAGTAATTCATGAATACCGGTACGCCCACGATAACCCGTGTTGTTACAATTTTCACAACCTTTCGGGTGATAAATCGCACTGACATTGGCAACCCGATTTGATGCTAGCTGTTCAAGTTCACGCTCCGTCGGCGCTGCACTTTCTCGACACTCAGAACACAGCGTTCGCACTAATCGTTGCGCGAGCACACCGAGTACGCTTGAAGACAATAAGAAAGGTTCTAATCCCATATCACGTAAACGCGTCACCGCACCGACGGCGGTATTGGTATGTAGAGTAGATAATACTAAGTGACCCGTTAAACTTGCTTGAACTGCAATTTGTGCTGTCTCTAAATCACGTACTTCACCAATCATCACGACATCGGGATCTTGACGTAAAATAGCACGTAGTCCACGTGAAAAGGTCATATCAACTTTAGGGTTCACTTGGGTTTGCCCAATACCATCGAGCTGATACTCAATCGGGTCTTCAACCGTTAAGATATTACGGTCTTTACTGTTGATATCCGATAGTGCCGCATACAGCGTGGTACTCTTACCCGAACCCGTCGGGCCAGTAACCAAAATAATGCCGTGCGGCTTATGAATAAGTTCAGACATCTTGTTACGATTATCTAACGTCATCCCTAGGTGTTCTAATTCTAATTTAGCGTTGTTTTTATCCAGTAAACGCATTACCACACGCTCGCCAAAACTTGATGGCAAGGTAGATACACGTACGTCAACACCACGACCACCAATACGCAGCGAAATACGACCATCTTGAGGTATACGTTTTTCCGCGATATCCATTTTTGACATCACTTTAATACGTGATATTAATAATGACGCTAACTGGCGATTTGGCTTTAAGATCTCTCTTAATACCCCATCAATACGGAAACGGATTACCAGTGCCCGTTCGAAGGTTTCGACGTGAATATCTGACGCACCTTCTTTGATCGCCTCACTGAGCATGGCGTTGATCAATTTAATGATCGGCGCATCATCATCCGACTCCAGTAAATCTTCTTCAGTCGGTAACTCTTCCGCTAAGGTAAAGAAATCAACTTCATTACCAATGTCTTGCATTAGCTGTCTGGCTTCTGATGAATCACGTTGAAACACTTGCGTCAGTTTTAGCTCAAACGCCTCATCATCTAACAATACCAACTGAAACGGCTGACCTAAGTTACGGCGGACTTCTAATATAGTCGCAGGTAAAACATCCGCTTTATGGAATAACACCCAAGCAGCTTCAATTTCACTTAAGACAACACCGAATTTTTTCGCAAATGAAAAAGGCAAACGTTCACTTTCACTGACTTCTTCATATTCCAGACTACTCATCTACAAAGCCTCGCTTTGCTGCTTCTGTTCATCATCAGATTCTGCCGGTGGTCTCACATCAAACTGCACCGTTTTGTCATCTTGATCTTCCAAATACTTGCGTAGCTCCGGCGAGATCACACGTTCCTCATTAAATTTAGGTAATACGGGCACGTCGGTATTTGGCATCAATGCAACACCGTCTTCTTGTTGTAATAACTGCTCCGCACGCATCAAGCTATACTTACGGTTACTGACACCGCGAATAGAGGCGTTGTTACGAATAATCGTTGCCTTAATGAATACCATCAAGTTGCGTTTTTTAGTCGATGAAGAGGTCGATTTAAATAAATTACCAATCCACGGAATATCGCCTAGCCAAGGAACCTTAGACACACTCTCTGTCACCTGCTCATCGAGTAAGCCACCAATCACGATAGTTTGGCCACTGTCAGCTAAAATAGTGGTATTCACTTGGCGTTTAGCAAAAGTGACATCCACCGAAGTTGATCCCAGCACTTGCGATACTTCCTGCTCGATAGTTAATTGAACCGCGTCACCTTCATTAATTTGTGGTGTTACCTTTAACTTAATCCCCACTTCCTGACGCTCTACCGTTTGGAAAGGATTATCATTACCGGAACTGGCTGACGACCCAGTGATCACAGGGACTTCTTCACCAACAATGAATGACGCCTCTTGATTATCCAGCGTCATAATACTTGGTGTAGCAAGAATATTCGATTGTGAGTCATTTGCTGCCGCTTGAATAATCGCGCCAAAACTACCCGAGCTATTCATGATTCCCGCAGCCAAACCATTGATGCCACTTAATGCCGAAGCAAGTGTCGATATATCACCAGATGTTGTAGATGTTGTACTTGTTGGATTCCCCTGAGCATCGGTACCAGTTGTTGTTGTCGTCTTATCCTGAGCATCATAAATACCAGCACCAATCGCAGTGACCGGTACTTGCGTACCATTATTAAATTGGGTACCACCCGCTTCGGTTACCCATTGAATACCAAAGTTAACACCATCACCTTCTGACAGCTCAACAATAATCGCTTCAACCAGTACTTGGGCACGGCGAATATCAAGTTGATTAATCACCTGCTCTAACGTGCGCATAACATCAGGTTGTGCAGTGATTACCAAGGAGTTGGTGTCTTCATGTGGTTCGATACTTAAATTGGGTTTCGAACTCGACTTCGATTTTGAGCCCGCTGTTGATTTTCCGCCTTCAAGCGAACTGCTCACGCCCTTTAAAACATCAGAAACTTCTTTCGCATTCGCGTATTTCAGGTAAATGACACGGGTATTACCGGTACTTTCTAATTCGCTATCTAACTGCTGAATCAACGTCGCGACACGCTGACGTGCTTTTGGATCACCACTAATCACAACCGCATTCGTTCGATCATCCGCTACAATTTTAGGTTGTAAGATACTCGGAATTTTAGACTTACCATCGCCTTTGGTAAGGCTATCAATAATACGCACCATTTCACTTGCAGATGCATATTTAAGATGAATAATATCGACTTCTTGATCACCCGCTTTATCCACACGGCGGACAATTTCCACTAAGCGATTAACCACCGCAGCACGGCCTGTTAGCATCAGCACATTTGATG includes:
- the gspD gene encoding type II secretion system secretin GspD — its product is MNLNNVGKKLTGLASGILLSLSGVAMAADYSASFKGTDINEFINVVGKNLNKTVIVDPSVRGKVNVRSYDLLNEEQYYQFFLNVLDVYGYAVVKMDNGVLKVIKSKVAKTSSIPVVDDQNPGQGDEMVTRVVPVRNVSVRELSPLLRQLNDNAGGGNVVHYEPSNVLMLTGRAAVVNRLVEIVRRVDKAGDQEVDIIHLKYASASEMVRIIDSLTKGDGKSKIPSILQPKIVADDRTNAVVISGDPKARQRVATLIQQLDSELESTGNTRVIYLKYANAKEVSDVLKGVSSSLEGGKSTAGSKSKSSSKPNLSIEPHEDTNSLVITAQPDVMRTLEQVINQLDIRRAQVLVEAIIVELSEGDGVNFGIQWVTEAGGTQFNNGTQVPVTAIGAGIYDAQDKTTTTTGTDAQGNPTSTTSTTSGDISTLASALSGINGLAAGIMNSSGSFGAIIQAAANDSQSNILATPSIMTLDNQEASFIVGEEVPVITGSSASSGNDNPFQTVERQEVGIKLKVTPQINEGDAVQLTIEQEVSQVLGSTSVDVTFAKRQVNTTILADSGQTIVIGGLLDEQVTESVSKVPWLGDIPWIGNLFKSTSSSTKKRNLMVFIKATIIRNNASIRGVSNRKYSLMRAEQLLQQEDGVALMPNTDVPVLPKFNEERVISPELRKYLEDQDDKTVQFDVRPPAESDDEQKQQSEAL